One Kaistella polysaccharea DNA segment encodes these proteins:
- a CDS encoding glycosyltransferase family 2 protein: MAEEKLISVIVPVYNADKYLIKCLDSIIYQSYQNLEIIIIDDGSRDGSGEICDRYAQLDNRIKVYHIHNSGVSAARNLALDLATGTYIAFIDSDDTVHPDYILELYKVAEKKQADIVCCGYEYMDQYTTYSHNDFKDLDNTRESFVERVLSNTGGTICSKLFRFAIITDHDLRFDTNLKMREDLIFSLEFAFLSKNFFYVESYYYNYNGMNEVSLSKVDHTETRIDVHKIILKILNKNNFSPSLQEDIINNRIKEILLGGIRENMRSENPIHGLNIFYKHREIANLLSELKIDGFKEALLYGPAKLRSSSVTYIIYKIIYGRK; this comes from the coding sequence ATTCTATTATTTATCAATCCTATCAAAATCTTGAAATAATTATTATAGACGATGGTTCCCGCGATGGTTCTGGGGAAATTTGCGATAGATATGCACAGCTTGACAATAGAATTAAAGTGTACCATATTCACAATTCAGGGGTCTCAGCTGCCAGAAATTTGGCTCTTGATTTGGCAACTGGGACTTATATCGCATTTATTGACTCGGATGATACCGTTCATCCTGATTATATTCTAGAATTATATAAAGTAGCAGAGAAAAAACAGGCTGACATTGTTTGCTGTGGTTATGAGTATATGGATCAATACACAACCTACAGCCATAATGATTTTAAAGATCTTGATAATACACGTGAAAGTTTTGTTGAGCGTGTTTTGAGTAATACGGGAGGTACGATCTGCTCAAAATTATTTAGATTCGCAATAATCACAGATCATGACTTAAGGTTTGATACAAACTTAAAAATGCGGGAAGATTTAATTTTTAGTTTAGAATTTGCCTTTTTGTCTAAAAATTTTTTTTACGTTGAAAGCTATTATTACAACTATAACGGTATGAATGAAGTGAGTTTAAGTAAAGTAGATCATACTGAAACTAGAATAGATGTACATAAAATAATTTTAAAAATTCTTAATAAAAATAACTTTTCGCCAAGTCTTCAAGAGGACATCATAAATAACAGAATAAAAGAAATTTTACTGGGTGGAATACGGGAAAATATGCGGTCGGAAAATCCTATTCATGGTTTAAATATTTTTTATAAACACAGGGAAATTGCCAATTTACTTTCGGAATTAAAAATCGATGGATTTAAAGAGGCGTTGTTATATGGACCTGCAAAACTTAGATCTTCATCTGTAACCTATATTATATATAAAATTATTTATGGAAGAAAATAG